A DNA window from Brassica napus cultivar Da-Ae chromosome C1, Da-Ae, whole genome shotgun sequence contains the following coding sequences:
- the LOC106437645 gene encoding chromatin remodeling protein EBS, which yields MAKTRPGVPSKIKTGRKELDSYTIKGTNKVVRAGECVLMRPSDAGKPPYVARVEKIEADARNNVKVHCRWYYRPEESLGGRRQFHGAKELFLSDHFDVQSGHTIEGKCIVHTFKNYTRLENVGAEDYYCRFEYKAATGAFTPDRVAVYCKCEMPYNPDDLMVQCEGCKDWYHPGCVGMTIEEAKKLDHFVCAECSSDDDVKKSQNGFTASPADDVKVETKRRKR from the exons ATGGCGAAAACTCGACCTGGCGTCCCCTCCAAAATCAAAACCGGAAGGAAGGAGCTTGACTCTTATACCATCAAAGGCACCAACAAAGTCGTGAGAG CTGGAGAGTGTGTGTTGATGCGCCCATCTGATGCTGGCAAGCCACCATACGTGGCACGTGTTGAGAAGATCGAAGCTGATGCTAGGAACAACGTGAAGGTGCACTGTCGGTGGTATTACCGCCCCGAGGAGTCCCTTGGTGGTAGGAGGCAGTTCCATGGAGCTAAAGAGCTTTTCTTGTCCGACCATTTCGACGTTCAGAGCGGACACACCATCGAGGGGAAATGCATTGTTCACACCTTCAAGAACTACACTAGGCTTGAAAACGTTGGAGCGGAGGATTATTATTGTAGGTTCGAGTACAAGGCTGCTACTGGCGCCTTCACCCCTGACCGAGTTGCTGT GTACTGCAAGTGTGAAATGCCTTATAATCCAGACGATCTCATGGTGCAGTGTGAAGGCTGCAAAGACTG GTACCATCCTGGGTGTGTTGGCATGACCATTGAAGAAGCAAAGAAGCTTGATCACTTTGTGTGTGCTGAATGCAGTTCTGATGACGATGTCAAGAAGTCGCAGAACGGGTTTACTGCGTCTCCAGCTGATGATGTCAAG GTGGAAACAAAGCGCAGAAAAAGATAA